A genomic window from Vitis riparia cultivar Riparia Gloire de Montpellier isolate 1030 chromosome 16, EGFV_Vit.rip_1.0, whole genome shotgun sequence includes:
- the LOC117934307 gene encoding superoxide dismutase [Fe], chloroplastic-like has translation MLATPAPVSLASALLPAQGWKSSRSLLWRGKRRTCSGKGNSSLIIAKFELKPPPYSLSALEPHMSRETLEYHWGKHHRGYVDNLNRQIVGTELDGMTLEDIITITYNKGDLLPAFNNAAQVWNHTSFWESMKPGGGGEPSGDLLELIKRDFGSFERFVEEFKLAASTQFGSGWAWLAYKANRLDVGNAVNPRPSEEDKKLVVVKSPNAINPLLWDCYPLLTIDVWEHAYYLDFQNHRPDYISIFMEKLVSWEAVSSRLEMAKAQVANREREEERRKRAEEEEQMPYSEAVKMYLESDGDGDDSEAE, from the exons ATGCTAGCAACCCCAGCTCCGGTTTCGCTAGCCAGCGCACTTCTTCCGGCCCAAG ggtggaaatcatctcgcAGCTTGCTATGGAGGGGCAAACGG AGAACATGTTCAGGGAAGGGCAATTCCTCTTTAATTATTGCAAAATTTGAGCTCAAGCCTCCTCCATATTCTCTT AGTGCTTTGGAGCCACACATGAGCCGTGAGACGTTGGAATACCATTGGGGAAAGCACCATAGAGGTTATGTGGACAATTTGAATAGGCAAATAGTGGGAACAGAGCTAGATGGAATGACATTGGAGGATATTATAACCATTACATACAACAAGGGTGATCTCCTTCCAGCCTTCAATAATGCTGCACAG GTTTGGAACCACACCTCCTTCTGGGAAAGCATGAAACCAGGTGGTGGAGGAGAGCCATCTGGTGATCTTCTAGAACTGATTAAAAGAGATTTCGGTTCTTTTGAACGTTTCGTTGAAGAGTTCAAATTAGCTGCATCCACGCAGTTTGGTTCTGGTTGGGCCTGGCTTGCGT ACAAAGCAAATAGACTTGATGTGGGAAATGCAGTAAATCCTCGCCCATCAGAAGAGGACAAAAAGCTGGTCGTGGTGAAGAGTCCTAATGCCATAAACCCCCTGCTTTGGGATTGCTAT CCACTCCTAACTATTGATGTGTGGGAG CATGCATACTACCTTGACTTTCAG AATCACCGGCCTGACTACATATCAATCTTTATGGAGAAGCTCGTATCATGGGAAGCAGTCAGTTCCAGACTTGAGATGGCAAAGGCTCAGGTGGCTaatagagaaagagaagaagagaggagGAAAAGAGCGGAGGAAGAGGAACAAATGCCATACAGTGAAGCTGTGAAGATGTACTTGGAGAGCGATGGTGATGGTGATGACTCGGAGGCTGAATGA
- the LOC117934139 gene encoding cell division cycle 20.2, cofactor of APC complex-like isoform X1 has protein sequence MSRFNGDWYSPTRLHDSPTQYHFPGDRFIPNRSLMDLDQAHTLLTSRTREVCNSTFSQDEYRRKLEENLFFDSEGRPFRMLVFRGSPKSSKKSIRFLDEMQQQDEAEALHNKNIKQFQYRHLPKKESRVLDAPRINDDYYLNIMDWGKRNILAIALGSDLYLWNAETGHSQKLMQVDDQEDYPTSIAWCEDGRRVAVGHLSSKLQLWDAETFKLIRSLEGHDDRVGIAAWNGQILTSGSRDKSIINHDVRARNSLTCRVQIHSQEVCGLKWSITGNKLASGGNENLIYIWEASKMCSSNFLHRFSGHQAAVKALAWCPYQPDVLASGGGTLDGCIKIWNIQKGTCINSIGANAQICGLEWNRHHKEILSGHGFSATGHQNELCLWKYPSMSKLGELKCHSSRVLHLSQSPDGSTVVSAGADETLRFWEVFGPPVTDSSRVSDLDSLLSFKRSLIR, from the exons ATGAGCAGATTCAACGGCGATTGGTACTCGCCTACTCGCCTCCACGACAGCCCCACCCAGTACCATTTTCCG GGTGATAGGTTTATTCCTAATAGAAGTTTGATGGATCTTGATCAAGCCCACACTTTGCTGACATCCAGGACAAGAGAAGTTTGCAATTCCACATTCAGC CAGGATGAATACAGGCGGAAGTTGGAGGAGAATCTGTTTTTTGATTCGGAGGGGAGACCATTTAGGATGTTGGTCTTCAGAGGAAGCCCCAAAAGTAGTAAGAAATCAATTCGTTTTCTTGATGAGATGCAGCAGCAGGATGAGGCAGAGGCACTgcataataaaaacataaagcAATTTCAGTATCGACATTTGCCTAAG AAAGAATCTAGGGTCCTGGATGCACCGAGAATCAATGATGACTACtacttgaacatcatggatTGGGGAAAAAGAAACATTCTGGCTATTGCTTTGGGCTCAGACTTGTACCTATGGAATGCTGAGACAGGACACAGTCAAAAATTGATGCAAGTAGATGATCAAGAGGATTACCCTACAAGTATAGCTTGGTGTGAGGATGGCAGAAGGGTTGCAGTAGGGCATTTGAGCTCAAAACTTCAGCTCTGGGATGCTGAGACTTTCAAGCTC ATTAGAAGCCTGGAAGGACATGATGACAGGGTAGGTATTGCTGCATGGAATGGTCAAATTCTAACATCTGGAAGCCGAGACAAATCCATTATCAATCATGATG TAAGAGCAAGAAACAGTTTGACTTGCCGTGTACAAATACACAGCCAAGAAGTTTGTGGATTGAAATGGTCAATCACAGGAAACAAATTGGCAAGTGGTGGCAATGAAAATCTCATCTACATTTGGGAAGCTTCCAAGATGTGCTCATCCAATTTCTTGCACCGGTTCAGTGGTCATCAAGCTGCAGTCAAGGCCCTTGCCTGGTGCCCATATCAGCCTGATGTACTTGCCTCTGGAGGAGGCACATTGGACGGATGTATCAAGATATGGAACATACAAAAGGGGACATGCATCAACAGCATAGGTGCTAATGCACAG ATTTGTGGATTGGAATGGAACAGGCATCATAAGGAGATATTGAGTGGTCATGGCTTCAGTGCAACTGGGCATCAAAATGAGCTATGTCTGTGGAAGTATCCCTCCATGTCCAAACTAGGAGAGCTCAAGTGCCACTCATCCAGAGTCCTTCATCTCTCCCAG AGCCCAGATGGATCAACTGTGGTATCAGCTGGTGCAGATGAGACTCTTCGCTTTTGGGAGGTTTTTGGACCACCTGTGACAGACAGTTCAAGGGTTTCGGATCTGGACAGCCTCCTGTCTTTTAAGAGATCACTCATAAGATGA
- the LOC117934139 gene encoding cell division cycle 20.2, cofactor of APC complex-like isoform X2: MSRFNGDWYSPTRLHDSPTQYHFPGDRFIPNRSLMDLDQAHTLLTSRTREVCNSTFSDEYRRKLEENLFFDSEGRPFRMLVFRGSPKSSKKSIRFLDEMQQQDEAEALHNKNIKQFQYRHLPKKESRVLDAPRINDDYYLNIMDWGKRNILAIALGSDLYLWNAETGHSQKLMQVDDQEDYPTSIAWCEDGRRVAVGHLSSKLQLWDAETFKLIRSLEGHDDRVGIAAWNGQILTSGSRDKSIINHDVRARNSLTCRVQIHSQEVCGLKWSITGNKLASGGNENLIYIWEASKMCSSNFLHRFSGHQAAVKALAWCPYQPDVLASGGGTLDGCIKIWNIQKGTCINSIGANAQICGLEWNRHHKEILSGHGFSATGHQNELCLWKYPSMSKLGELKCHSSRVLHLSQSPDGSTVVSAGADETLRFWEVFGPPVTDSSRVSDLDSLLSFKRSLIR, translated from the exons ATGAGCAGATTCAACGGCGATTGGTACTCGCCTACTCGCCTCCACGACAGCCCCACCCAGTACCATTTTCCG GGTGATAGGTTTATTCCTAATAGAAGTTTGATGGATCTTGATCAAGCCCACACTTTGCTGACATCCAGGACAAGAGAAGTTTGCAATTCCACATTCAGC GATGAATACAGGCGGAAGTTGGAGGAGAATCTGTTTTTTGATTCGGAGGGGAGACCATTTAGGATGTTGGTCTTCAGAGGAAGCCCCAAAAGTAGTAAGAAATCAATTCGTTTTCTTGATGAGATGCAGCAGCAGGATGAGGCAGAGGCACTgcataataaaaacataaagcAATTTCAGTATCGACATTTGCCTAAG AAAGAATCTAGGGTCCTGGATGCACCGAGAATCAATGATGACTACtacttgaacatcatggatTGGGGAAAAAGAAACATTCTGGCTATTGCTTTGGGCTCAGACTTGTACCTATGGAATGCTGAGACAGGACACAGTCAAAAATTGATGCAAGTAGATGATCAAGAGGATTACCCTACAAGTATAGCTTGGTGTGAGGATGGCAGAAGGGTTGCAGTAGGGCATTTGAGCTCAAAACTTCAGCTCTGGGATGCTGAGACTTTCAAGCTC ATTAGAAGCCTGGAAGGACATGATGACAGGGTAGGTATTGCTGCATGGAATGGTCAAATTCTAACATCTGGAAGCCGAGACAAATCCATTATCAATCATGATG TAAGAGCAAGAAACAGTTTGACTTGCCGTGTACAAATACACAGCCAAGAAGTTTGTGGATTGAAATGGTCAATCACAGGAAACAAATTGGCAAGTGGTGGCAATGAAAATCTCATCTACATTTGGGAAGCTTCCAAGATGTGCTCATCCAATTTCTTGCACCGGTTCAGTGGTCATCAAGCTGCAGTCAAGGCCCTTGCCTGGTGCCCATATCAGCCTGATGTACTTGCCTCTGGAGGAGGCACATTGGACGGATGTATCAAGATATGGAACATACAAAAGGGGACATGCATCAACAGCATAGGTGCTAATGCACAG ATTTGTGGATTGGAATGGAACAGGCATCATAAGGAGATATTGAGTGGTCATGGCTTCAGTGCAACTGGGCATCAAAATGAGCTATGTCTGTGGAAGTATCCCTCCATGTCCAAACTAGGAGAGCTCAAGTGCCACTCATCCAGAGTCCTTCATCTCTCCCAG AGCCCAGATGGATCAACTGTGGTATCAGCTGGTGCAGATGAGACTCTTCGCTTTTGGGAGGTTTTTGGACCACCTGTGACAGACAGTTCAAGGGTTTCGGATCTGGACAGCCTCCTGTCTTTTAAGAGATCACTCATAAGATGA
- the LOC117934147 gene encoding protein ORANGE, chloroplastic-like — MVCTGRILAVSYSPTTSFHRNYRHSNSRFLQGNLKSNLKWRCMAYEPEASSFASSVDSDSSDKNSTGFCIIEGPETVQDFAKMELQEIQDNIRSRRNKIFLHMEEVRRLRIQQRIKNAELGILKEEQENELPNFPSFIPFLPPLSSANLKLYYATCFSLIAGIIIFGGLLAPTLELKLGLGGTSYEDFIRSVHLPMQLSQVDPIVASFSGGAVGVISALMVVEINNVKQQENKRCKYCLGTGYLACARCSSTGALVLIEPVSTVNSGSQPLSPPKTERCSNCSGAGKVMCPTCLCTGMEMASEHDPRIDPFD; from the exons ATGGTTTGTACAGGTCGAATTTTGGCGGTTTCGTACTCTCCGACGACCTCGTTTCATCGCAATTATCGGCACTCAAACTCCAGATTTCTTCAAGGAAACCTCAAATCGAATCTGAAATGGCGATGCATGGCGTATGAGCCGGAGGCTTCTTCTTTTGCATCTTCAGTTGATTCCGATTCTTCCGATAAAAACTCCACTGG CTTTTGTATTATTGAAGGACCCGAAACAGTACAGGATTTTGCCAAAATGGAACTGCAAGAAATTCAGGATAATATTCGAAGTCGgcgaaacaaaattttcttgcaTATGGAGGAG GTTCGCAGGCTGAGGATAcaacaaagaattaaaaatgcTGAACTTGGAATTCtaaaagaagaacaagaaaatgaacTCCCAAATTTTCCATCATTCATTCCATTTTTGCCTCCTTTG AGTTCAGCAAATCTGAAACTATATTATGCTACATGTTTCTCTCTTATTGCTGGGATCATCATTTTTGGTGGTTTACTTGCACCAACT CTGGAGCTTAAGTTGGGATTAGGTGGCACATCATATGAAGATTTTATCCGTAGTGTGCATCTTCCAATGCAGTTGAG TCAGGTAGATCCTATAGTGGCATCTTTTTCTGGAGGAGCAGTTGGAGTGATCTCAGCCTTGATGGTTGTTGAAATAAACAACGTAAAACAGCAGGAGAATAAAAGATGCAAATACTGTCTTGGAACTG GATACCTTGCATGTGCCCGCTGTTCAAGCACAGGAGCACTTGTTCTTATTGAACCAGTCTCAACAGTGAATAGTGGAAGTCAGCCTCTATCACCGCCTAAAACCGAAAGATGTTCAAACTGTTCAGGAGCAGGAAAG GTCATGTGCCCCACCTGCCTCTGTACTGGGATGGAAATGGCGAGCGAGCATGACCCACGAATAGATCCCTTTGACTAG